A window of the Brassica napus cultivar Da-Ae chromosome C5, Da-Ae, whole genome shotgun sequence genome harbors these coding sequences:
- the LOC106453811 gene encoding uncharacterized mitochondrial protein AtMg00310-like: MKVVRKYGKASGQCINFEKSSLLFGKRIAVNDRQQIKDTLGNQSEAGIGKYMGIPEDISGSKCRLFAFLKEKLLHRVNGWTGRWLSKGGKEVLIKSILLALPTYVMSSFLLPLEICENLASAIAQFWWSSNPPKRGIHWAKWEKMCAPREEGGVGFRMIHEFNLTLLAKQLWRLVQYPDSLVARVLKGKYYCLSSPLRIAAVDNPSYVWTSISAAKKLLLLDIRSKVHSGYEINVWQDPWIPSTPARPARPRVRVVNPKMLVSSLMNSEQK, from the coding sequence atgaaagtagtcaggaagTATGGAAAAGCGTCAGGCCAATGCATTAATTTTGAGAAGTCCtcattactctttggtaagaggatCGCGGTGAATGATAGACAACAAATCAAAGACACTCTCGGGAATCAGAGTGAAGCGGGAATAGGAAAGTACATGGGAATACCAGAGGATATTAGCGGATCCAAGTGCAGGCTTTTCGCTTTcctaaaagaaaaactattacATCGAGTGAACGGTTGGACAGGTAGATGGCTATCgaaaggaggaaaggaagttcTGATCAAATCTATTCTCTTAGCTCTTCCCACATACGTAATGTCAAGCTTCTTACTCCCTTTGGAGATTTGTGAGAACCTTGCAAGTGCCATTGCACAGTTTTGGTGGAGTTCAAACCCGCCAAAAAGAGGGATTCACTGGGCTAAATGGGAAAAGATGTGTGCTCCTAGAGAGGAGGGTGGAGTGGGATTCCGCATGATCCATGAATTTAATTTAACACTGCTAGCGAAACAACTCTGGCGCCTTGTTCAGTATCCGGATTCATTAGTAGCGAGAGTCCTTAAAGGGAAATATTACTGCCTCAGTTCGCCCTTGCGAATTGCTGCGGTGGATAACCCATCCTACGTGTGGACGAGTATTTCAGCAGCGAAGAAGCTTTTGCTTTTGGATATTAGGAGTAAAGTGCACTCAGGATATGAAATCAATGTATGGCAGGATCCGTGGATTCCTTCGACGCCAGCTAGGCCGGCCCGTCCTAGGGTACGAGTCGTAAATCCAAAAATGCTTGTAAGTAGCCTTATGAACTCGGAACAAAAGTAA